TGTTTTTCGTAAATAAATTTAACAATCCGCTCAATATCACTTTCTAACGGATTAAAAAATATCAATCTGTGCTTATAATATACGTTTTGCTTACTCTCGTGTGAGGAAATTGCGATGATTTTTCCCTTCATTGCAAATTTTTGTTGATTTAAAGTAAATTCCAAAAAGACAATATCCTGAGGGGAAAGCGAAGCAGGGGCGTTAAAAGCAAGTCCGCCTCCGCTTATGTCTATCAGAGCGGCATCCTGCAAGATTTCGCCGATACCGGGTTTTGCTTTTTCGTCCGCTCTCTTTATTATTTTACAGTGAATAAGTATATCTACAGGAAGTCGGGCATATTGGCGCGCTTGCTGTCTCTCGAGCGTGGTTGTGTGATAAAACGAGAGTGTGTTATGGTTAATGCTTGTCGAGCGAATAGTAAGCGGGATAGTATAAATTGCGTCTTGTTTGCGTGTGATTTTGGCGACCAACGTACTTTCGCTTCTGTCTTTTCTGTAATTATCAAGCAAAGAAAGGTCAACTTCAAAATATAATTCGTTGTTGCTCAGAAGCCTTGTTTGTCCGACAAAAACATCGTTGTATGGTTTGTAAAGCAAAATTTCCTGCCCGAATTCAATGTTTCTTGTTGATTCGAGCGCTTTTTCTTCAATGTAGGTAAAGCCCAGTCTTTTACGGATGAAGGAAATTTCATCGGCAATGGCGAGTGCTTTCGGAGTGTCGTCTCTGTAATGCCTTATGACCTTGTTTATTTCGACATCAACGGCATTTTCAAAAATCATCAACGAACTGAAAACGTCGGCAAGCATATCGGGAGCTACGGCTTTAGTCATATTTCTTAAAAGCGTTTGTTCTGAGGCGGAAAGTCCTGCATTTCTTGCCCTTTGTTCAAATTGACTGCCGACAAAATCGCTGATGGTCTTCTTTTTCTCCTTTTGTTGGACTATGCTTGCTATGATTAACGCCGAAAGCGCGGCGGCAACGGCAATTAAAACGCCGATAATTATTTCTTCGGACGGTCCGTGCCATTCAAATCTTTGTGCCACGGAATGATTATTCGGTCGTGTTTGAGCGACCGCAAAAGAAAGTATTGCAAAAACAATAGCAGTAAATTTAGGCAAGAAGTTGTTCTGCATATCGCCGTTCCTCCCGCCTTTTCATAAGTATAAATCTTGTAAATTGTTCTTTCTCGAACGTTTTCGGCAAGACAAAGATACGAGTTGCGATTGCTGTTAAAATCGCCAAAAACAATGTGGATACCCACCCGCTCGTAAATAAAATATCTACAATATTCATATTTTCCGCCTTGTCAAAAGTCATTACTCTTACTGAAATATCGGACGTTTCATATAAAAAGATAATAGCAATTCCGTAAAATTGCTCGTTTTTTATACTTTTACAACTGCTTGAATTTTTCGCTCGACGAATACAGTGTTCCGATTCTCACACAAATTTGGTTGTTTTCGACGGTTACTTCGCCTTTCGCAAGCAATTTTCCGCCGACAAAAACGTCCACAGCCTCACCCGACAATCGGTTAAGACGAACTAATTTTCCTTTTTTAAGTTTAAGCAATTGCCTGACGCTCATATTGGTTTGTCCGAGTTGTACGGATATTCCAAGCGGTACGTCAAGTAGCATATTCATAGAATTAGCAGCCATAAAAACTCCTTTGTCAGTGTAAATTTACCACGGTAAAGTCGATTGCTCCATAAGGGTAGCAAATGTCGCTCCCAATAAAACAATTACCATAGTAATAAATATCGCCAATATAATAATCGGAAGAATTACAAAAAACATAAACACTTTTAACGCAGAAACGTTATGAACCGCCGAAATTCCGAAAATAAAAGCGCGAATGTTGAAAATCGCCGCCAAAAAAACGCCGATTACGGGCACTACCAAAAGAACGCTTGTAGCATTGGAATAAGCGATTACTTTAAGCGTCTGTTTGAAGTTGCTTCTTTTCGGAACAAAGAAAAATATCGCCAAATGCACAAAAAATGCCGACACATACAAATTCATAACGATAAGCGCAGGCATAAAAATCAACAAACTGATTTTGGCAGCCCACGCTATTTCCTGCATTGAAGCGGTCGGCGCGCTTACCACCATAAACGCAAAAAATGCAAGCGAACCAATAATCATTGCAAAAATCAGCGCGTCTTTTACGGAATTACCTTTTGGCATTTCGGCGCTGAAATACTCATACGGATTTTTGATTATCGCCCAAATTATGGAAATGTATTTTTCAAGCATACAAAACTCTCCTTACTTTGTCGCCCAGAATATTCCGTAAGCCATAAGTCCGCGTTGCAACACAAAAAATTGGTGAAACATAGCGTCGGTAGGGTAGTCGTTCAGTTCGATTATTTTGTCTAATATATGCAATGGGAAAAACAAAATTCCCGAAATAATCACCATTATCCACGCAGACGGCATAACGATTTTGCTTACGTCGACGTAATCCGCCGCCGCAAAACCGGCGGCGGAAGCAAAACCTTTCCAAGCGTCTAACGTCTCCATATTGTTGAGTTTCCAGCCGTCCATCCAGCGGTGCATTACTCTTTTGTCGTTGCCTTGCATTGAGTCCACTTCTTTGCCCGCAAATCCGTCCGCCATTCCGAAACGTCCGCCTTTTTTGAGAACGCGGTAAACGCCCTTAATAAACTCGCTCTTAGGGTCGGCATAGCAAATACTTTCGAGCCCCATTACGACCGTGAAAGTTTCGTCGGGAAACGTCAAATTCATATAATCCATAACTTTAAAATCGCACAAATCCGCAACGCCAGCCGCCGCCGCGCGCTTTTTCGCCGTTTCGATTTGTTCGGGAACAATGCTCACGCCGACTACTTTACAGCCGAATGTTTTTGCAAGCCACACCGCGTTTCCGCCAACTCCGCAACCCGCGTCCAAAACGTAGTCGTCTTTTGTTATTCCGCCGACTTTTTCTATAAGCTTTTCGTTCATTCGTCTTGCGGCGGCGCGCTGAGTTTTTACGCCTTTTTCCCAATATCCGTAGTGCATATCGGGACCCCACATTGCATAAGCTTTGTCGTTTCCGCGATAATATTTCACAATGTCGTCGTTAGTCCAAGTTCCTTTTTTCTTCCATCCCATTTTGTTCTCCATTGGTAAGTTTTTTTAGTAAAATACTATATTTACAAGAACATAGTGAGCGCAATGCTGAAAAAATATATTATTTTATGGACTTTTGGAATGGTCGAGAGGAAATTTATGAGAAAAATTATATTTATGATAATGTTTTGCGCGAGTTTTTTGTTTGCTTCGCCGATTGCGACAAACGTTATGCGCGAACTTAGGTTTGTGTATCAAACGCAAAAAGCCGATATGTTTATCGAGGCGTATCTCAGAGAGCGGCGATTAAGCGACGAACAAGTTCGCAGAATTCGCGAAAGAATGGACTTTTTCTTCAATTCAAACATATTCTTAGAAACAGGCGCGGCGTATTTGGCGCATTTTTTCTCCGAAAGAGAACTTATGGAAATATACGATAATTTGCGTTTTGGCACCGACCCAAGCGCGGCAATGCGGCGAATGGACAGATTGTTCAGGAGGTTAGACCCGTTTTTGTTCGATTTTTTGCGGCAGAATGTTTTTACAAATCCTCAATCTTAAATTCGCTGTATCCTTCGTAGTAATAACTGACGTCAATGCCTTTCATATACGTTTCGCGTTCGTCCGCTTTGTCTGTTAAAGCGTTTTTTAAAAGGTGTTTTATCTCAATGTCTTTTATAGGACTGCGTTTCATTGCCGAGAGGTAGTCTTCTTTGTCAATGCTGTTCCAATCGACAACTTTTTTTAACTCGTTTTTTAAAATTAAATCCAGCCAAATTCGCGCCGAGCGACCGTTGCCCTCGCGAAACGGGTGAGCGATATTCATTTCCACATATTTTTCGGTGATTTCGTCAAATGTTTTTTGCGGCATAGTATCGATATGTTTCAGCGATTGTTCCAAATACATAATCGGAACAAAGCGAAAATTGCCTTTGGAGATATTTACATCGCGAATTTTACCTGCAAAATCGTAAATTTCGCCGAACAAAAACTCGTGTATTCGGCAAAGTCCTGCAAAAGTCCCGACTTCGACTTTATTGATTTCGCCGCTGTCAAAAAACAGTTTAGCCTTTTGCTTGCTGATTTTTTCCTCGGCTCTGTTCAGTTCAACTTGGTTTTCAATACCTAATTTGTTTTTCAGTATCATTTTTTCTCCGCTTCTTTTGCTAATTTTATAGAAAATATTATTTGCCGCGGTTAAAAATTATAAAAAAACTACCAAATCACCACTCCGCTCCAAAATAAATAGTGTTCTACATAGACAACTGTACAGTCGCCCCCTTTTTATTTTCAAGCGAAATTCGACTTTTTGTATTATATTTATAACGGCAGTTTTATTCATTAGGTATATGATACAAAGGAGGTTTCTTTATGAATTTAATAAGTAAATTTAAAGCGTTCGTATTGTTTTTTGTCTTATTAGTGTGTTTCGTCCCTGCGGCTACGGCGCAGGATTTTTCCGGAAAAATTTCACCCGACTTGCTTGAAGCAATGAACAAAGCGGGCGAAAGTGATTTATTTGACGTCTATCTTTGGCTAACAACCATCGACCGCAAGGCGGTGGACGAGGAAGTGGAAAAACTCACGGGTTTTACCGAGAATTCGTTTGAAGTTGACAACGAGGAATTTGATTTGTTGGCGGATTTGATAATGGGCGACAACGACGACGAGGACGAAAATAAAGCCGAACGTCGGCGAGAAGCGAGGGAACGCTTTCAACAAAACGCAAGAGAACGCGAGCGCAGAAGTCAAAATGTCGATCGTTTTATTACGGAACGCCGCAGAATTGCCAGCCGCGAATATAACAATATGCACCGCAGTTTCGGACGAAATCATTTGAGCAACATAGAAGTTGTATTTCAGAGCCAACTTACGCCAATGGCTGTTATTAAAGCGACAAGAGCCGATATTATGCGACTTGCGCGCGTGGACAATGTTCAGAGTTTGGGTTTGTACGTAGAGGAGGAATACGTAAATAATAGCGAAGAGCATTGGTTGGTTACTGATTTAGCCATAAGTTTACCGAACGCAGGCGCAGATTATACAAGAAATGTGATGGGGCTTAGAGGCGAAGATATTCGTATAGGACAATTTGAAAATGGTATTGCGCCGAGAGAGGGTTTGTTGGCGCACGTTCCTATGACTCATATAGGATCCGGACTGCCCGGCGCCAACGATCACGCTTATACTGTTGCGATTGTAATGCTCAGCAAAGCGGGAGTTGTTCCCAACGCGAGTTTAGTCCGCGGTGTAAATCAGGTGCCGACTACCGTTAGAAACGAGGGTTGGGAAGCGGCAGTGTTGCCTCCGCACAGCGTTCACTTAATAAACCAGAGTTCCGCATTGCTGGGGCAACCTCACGCTCATTATACGGCAAATGCCCGTTGGTTGGACTATATGGTTGCCAATCACCACGTTATGTTTGTGATGTCCACAGGAAATGAGAATTCTCCTACAGCCAGAAGAATGGTAGGTAATCCGGCGACGGCGTACAATATACTTGCCGTCGGTTCGCACTGGCACAATAATACGGTATCCCACCACGACGATAGATTTTCCGAGTTTACAAATCACGGTACATCTTTTGGGCTTATTAAACCGGATGTTCTCGCTCCCGGCGGCGGCGGAACAAGTTATGCCTCGCCATACGTCGCGGGCGTTGTTGCGCAAATGTTGCAACATATTCCCGAACTTAGAACGCAAGCTCATGCGGTTAAAGCAAGAATACTTGCCTCAACCGACAGAAAAGTTTTGAGGGGAGATGGACAGCCCGATGTCGGCGAAGTTATGGGGCAGATGACTCCGCGCCAAGGCGCAGGCGTGATAAATGCGGTAAACGCCGTTAATTTCGGGCACTACGCAGGAACTTTGGCGGCGAACGCAAACCACTACGAAATAAGAATTCCCGTGCAGGCAGGCGATACGACGCAAATCGCGCTTTCGTGGTTTATGAACATAAGCGCTACAGGTTCAACTCCCCAAGACCCAAGCAGTTTGCTGACCAACTTGGATTTGGAAGTTTATAACAGTAGCGGCACAATGGTAGGCTCTTCCCGTCATCGCATAAACAACAACCAAATAGTAAGATTTCGCTCGACAGCAGGCGGAGAATACAGGGTGCGCGTTGTTCGTCATTCTCAAAATAATACCGTTGAGCGCTTTGCACTTGCTTTCCCAAGGGTTGCAACTACCGACCCTATTCCTGTTGTGTTTGATTTGGACGGCGGCGCGTTTGTAAGCTTTACTCCGCCAACAACGGTTATTTCGAGCATTACGCTTCCTACTGCGGCGCAAGTTAGCAAAAGCGGTAATATTCTGACGGGCTGGCGTAATCAGGGCGGTACGACTTTTGCACCCGGTCAAACGGCGACAATTACTTCCGCCACAACATTTACCGCGCAGTGGGCTCCCGTCATAAATGTTAGTTTTGTTTTGGACGGCGGCGCATACGTAGGCGGCTTTACTCCGCCGTCGGAGATTGCGGCGAACCTTACGCTTCCTACCGCGGCTCAAGTTAGCAAAAGCGGTTATTCCTTGACGGGCTGGCGAAACCAAAACAACGAATTTTTTGCACAGGGACAAACCATAACGCTTACCGCTTCCGCGACATTTACCGCGCAGTGGGACAAGATTGTCGCCATTAGCCGCGTTCGCGTAAATTCTTGGGAAGCCGTAGCGCAGGGCGATATATTTGTGCCGACCTGTTTGTTTGACGGCAATCCCGCAACTTTCTGGCACGCGAGATGGAGCGGCGGCAGTGGTCATACAACAGGAGAATCGCTTGTCGATATAGATTTTGGCAGTTTGCATACGATAAGCCGAATTGAAATTGACAGGCGTTTGATTTCGGGGCAGAACATAAGGTCGGTACGTATGTTTACCCATACCGAGCAAGGCAACGTATTCCCCAACGGCGAAAGAATACCCGCCAATTTCCCCGCCAACGTTCCGCAAACCGATATTGATTTGGATTTTGCTATGACAGGCTGGACTGAACTCCAAAATCAAGACCGCGAAATCACAGGTCTTAATACGCCCAATTCCGTAGTGTTAACCCTGAATACTCCCATTACGGCGCGTTATATCCGCCTTGGCATTACGAATGGTACTGCAAGCGCCGCCGATTTTACCCAAGTCCGCGAAATCCGCGTATTCGGCGAGAGCGGCGGCTCTACTTTTATCAGAAACAGAGAAATTCTCGACAACCGTTTCGGCATTCTCTTGGAAAACGCAATAGTTTCCGCCTTGGCAAGAATTTCGGTGATAACTCCCGAGCCCGCCACTGTGAATATGGTAATTTTGGATAATTTGGGTAATGTTGTATTTTCGGCGGACGGCGTAGGAGCCGAGTCAGCGCGCCGTACGTACGGGCAGGTTTATAGCATAAACCTGCCACAACAAAACAATAACCCGATTGTCTGGAATTTAACCAACAACAACGGACGGTACGTCGCCAACGGCACGTATTTAATCCTCGTCGAAGCAATCGGTATCAGCGGTCGAAGATTTACATATTCGGCGCGAATTGGGGTAAACAGGTAGTTTTTACAGGGGCGACTTTAATTAGTCGCCCCTTTTTATTTTCACGGATATTTATGACTATAAAGGAGGTTTCTTTATGAATTTAATAAGTAAATTTAAACCGCTCGTATTGTTTTTTGTCTTATTGGTGTGTTTCGTCCCTGTGGCTACGGCGCAGGATTTTCTCAATAAAATTTCACTCGAATTGCGCGAAGCAATGAACGAAGCGGGGGAAGACGATTTACTTAAAGTGCATCTTTGGCTGGCAACCATTGACCACAGGGCGGTAGATGAGGAAGTCGAAAAACTTACGGGCTTCACCGAATCGTCGTTTAAAGTTAACAGCGAGGAATTTGATTTGCTTGCGGATTTGATAATGGGTGAAAACGAAGAAGAAAATCAGGAGAGAATCAGAGAGCGCTCTCAACGAAACGCAAGAGAACGCGAGCGCAGAAGCCAAAACGTCAATCGTTTCATTACGGAACGGCGAAAAATTGCTCAACGCGAATATAACAATATGCACCGCGGTTTTGCGCGAAATCATTTGCGCAACGTAGAAATTGTATTTCAGAGCCAACTTACGCCGATGGTGATTATTAAAGCGAGCAAAGCCGATATTCTGCGGATTGCGCGTTTGAACAGTGTTCAAAGTTTGGATTTGTACGTAGAGGAGGAATACGTAAATAGCAATGAGAGTTGGTTGGTTCCGGATTTAGCCGTCAGTTTACCGAACATTGAAGCAGATTATACAAGAAATGTTATGGGGCTTACAGGCAGCGGTATTATTATAGGACAATTTGAAATGGAAGTTGCGCCGAGGGACGGTTTGTTGTCGCACGTTCCTATTACTCATATACCCAATCAATGGCAAGGCACAGGCGCTCACGCTCGGGATGTTGCGATTGTAATGGTCAGCAGAAG
The Chitinivibrionia bacterium genome window above contains:
- a CDS encoding PilZ domain-containing protein; the protein is MQNNFLPKFTAIVFAILSFAVAQTRPNNHSVAQRFEWHGPSEEIIIGVLIAVAAALSALIIASIVQQKEKKKTISDFVGSQFEQRARNAGLSASEQTLLRNMTKAVAPDMLADVFSSLMIFENAVDVEINKVIRHYRDDTPKALAIADEISFIRKRLGFTYIEEKALESTRNIEFGQEILLYKPYNDVFVGQTRLLSNNELYFEVDLSLLDNYRKDRSESTLVAKITRKQDAIYTIPLTIRSTSINHNTLSFYHTTTLERQQARQYARLPVDILIHCKIIKRADEKAKPGIGEILQDAALIDISGGGLAFNAPASLSPQDIVFLEFTLNQQKFAMKGKIIAISSHESKQNVYYKHRLIFFNPLESDIERIVKFIYEKQREKIQFR
- a CDS encoding FliM/FliN family flagellar motor switch protein encodes the protein MAANSMNMLLDVPLGISVQLGQTNMSVRQLLKLKKGKLVRLNRLSGEAVDVFVGGKLLAKGEVTVENNQICVRIGTLYSSSEKFKQL
- a CDS encoding YIP1 family protein, which codes for MLEKYISIIWAIIKNPYEYFSAEMPKGNSVKDALIFAMIIGSLAFFAFMVVSAPTASMQEIAWAAKISLLIFMPALIVMNLYVSAFFVHLAIFFFVPKRSNFKQTLKVIAYSNATSVLLVVPVIGVFLAAIFNIRAFIFGISAVHNVSALKVFMFFVILPIIILAIFITMVIVLLGATFATLMEQSTLPW
- a CDS encoding methyltransferase domain-containing protein; the protein is MGWKKKGTWTNDDIVKYYRGNDKAYAMWGPDMHYGYWEKGVKTQRAAARRMNEKLIEKVGGITKDDYVLDAGCGVGGNAVWLAKTFGCKVVGVSIVPEQIETAKKRAAAAGVADLCDFKVMDYMNLTFPDETFTVVMGLESICYADPKSEFIKGVYRVLKKGGRFGMADGFAGKEVDSMQGNDKRVMHRWMDGWKLNNMETLDAWKGFASAAGFAAADYVDVSKIVMPSAWIMVIISGILFFPLHILDKIIELNDYPTDAMFHQFFVLQRGLMAYGIFWATK
- a CDS encoding Fic family protein — encoded protein: MILKNKLGIENQVELNRAEEKISKQKAKLFFDSGEINKVEVGTFAGLCRIHEFLFGEIYDFAGKIRDVNISKGNFRFVPIMYLEQSLKHIDTMPQKTFDEITEKYVEMNIAHPFREGNGRSARIWLDLILKNELKKVVDWNSIDKEDYLSAMKRSPIKDIEIKHLLKNALTDKADERETYMKGIDVSYYYEGYSEFKIEDL
- a CDS encoding S8 family serine peptidase, with translation MNLISKFKAFVLFFVLLVCFVPAATAQDFSGKISPDLLEAMNKAGESDLFDVYLWLTTIDRKAVDEEVEKLTGFTENSFEVDNEEFDLLADLIMGDNDDEDENKAERRREARERFQQNARERERRSQNVDRFITERRRIASREYNNMHRSFGRNHLSNIEVVFQSQLTPMAVIKATRADIMRLARVDNVQSLGLYVEEEYVNNSEEHWLVTDLAISLPNAGADYTRNVMGLRGEDIRIGQFENGIAPREGLLAHVPMTHIGSGLPGANDHAYTVAIVMLSKAGVVPNASLVRGVNQVPTTVRNEGWEAAVLPPHSVHLINQSSALLGQPHAHYTANARWLDYMVANHHVMFVMSTGNENSPTARRMVGNPATAYNILAVGSHWHNNTVSHHDDRFSEFTNHGTSFGLIKPDVLAPGGGGTSYASPYVAGVVAQMLQHIPELRTQAHAVKARILASTDRKVLRGDGQPDVGEVMGQMTPRQGAGVINAVNAVNFGHYAGTLAANANHYEIRIPVQAGDTTQIALSWFMNISATGSTPQDPSSLLTNLDLEVYNSSGTMVGSSRHRINNNQIVRFRSTAGGEYRVRVVRHSQNNTVERFALAFPRVATTDPIPVVFDLDGGAFVSFTPPTTVISSITLPTAAQVSKSGNILTGWRNQGGTTFAPGQTATITSATTFTAQWAPVINVSFVLDGGAYVGGFTPPSEIAANLTLPTAAQVSKSGYSLTGWRNQNNEFFAQGQTITLTASATFTAQWDKIVAISRVRVNSWEAVAQGDIFVPTCLFDGNPATFWHARWSGGSGHTTGESLVDIDFGSLHTISRIEIDRRLISGQNIRSVRMFTHTEQGNVFPNGERIPANFPANVPQTDIDLDFAMTGWTELQNQDREITGLNTPNSVVLTLNTPITARYIRLGITNGTASAADFTQVREIRVFGESGGSTFIRNREILDNRFGILLENAIVSALARISVITPEPATVNMVILDNLGNVVFSADGVGAESARRTYGQVYSINLPQQNNNPIVWNLTNNNGRYVANGTYLILVEAIGISGRRFTYSARIGVNR